Sequence from the Periplaneta americana isolate PAMFEO1 chromosome 5, P.americana_PAMFEO1_priV1, whole genome shotgun sequence genome:
CTTAAGGTGGGGCAAGCGAGGTAGCTGGGTTCAAGTCGAAGTGCAGCGACAGAGGGAATCTTCTCAGGCAACTTTTTCCTTCCCCCAAGTAGGTTTCACGaaataccgaatggcctataatATGAGAAGAAGATATAATATTTACACACATATTTTTTGGACGTATACGTGTTGAGCCTGTACAGCATACAGATTTTGCATTTTCGTCTTTGTCGTCGTCCTCATCATAACACCACATCCACCTAACGAAAATTCTTCAGTAGCCACTATCCTGCAAGAAGCCTAAGGATAGCTTGCCAGAAACCGATGCAATGAAGATTCTCGGTACAGTAGAATTGCGTACACTCGTATTCCTTGACCAGCTAAAGCTAACAAGATTACAGATTGACGAAAGTTATGATAGAGTCTCAAGAGTCAGATAATACTGAAAACCTCGCGACGTTAGTGTTGGAAGTTACATGATATGTATATACTGACAGAGGATTGCTTGTCttctaaaatttataaaatatgaaaattactttCACTAGTCATCGCATTGCTATTGTACTTAAGCTGTTTGCATCTTTTGAGGAAATTCCTGACATTTCATTTAAACGTCTACTTTAGAGTATGATTGCGTTCATGCCTTCTGATATTTAAGAAATTCGAGGAATACTTTCCACACATATCGCGTTGGAATAGCTAATTACCTGTATGCAAGCGTGCGTGTTTTCTCAGAGTTCCAGATTCCGAAAAACATTTTCCACACACATTGCACTTGAATGGCTTCTCTCCAGTGTGAACTCTTGTATGGTTTCTTAGTGTAACtgataaagaaaaacattttccacaaacatcacatttgaatggcttctcgccactGTGGACGCGTGCATGATATTTTAGACTAACAGATACTGAAAAACATctgccacaaacatcacatttgaatggtttctcccCCGTATGTACGCGTAAATGATTTCTGAGACTTGCCGATGCAGAAAAACATTTGccgcaaacatcgcatttgaatggtttcaggCCCGTGTGCAAACGTTCATGATTTCTCAGACTAGCAGATACTGAGAAACACATTCCACAGACATTGCATGTGAATGGCTTTTCCCCCGTATGTACTCGCTCGTGATATCTGTAATTACCGGATACAGAGAAACATTTCCCACAAATATCGCATCTGAATGGCTTTTCGCCTGTGTGAACACGAGTATGCTTTTTGAGACCAGACGAATCCGAGAAACGCTTTTcgcaaacatcgcatttgaaaggcttttCACGTGCAAGAGTCTCCAAATTACAATTAGGGCAGCAGGAAGAAACTGAAAATTTGCCGCAAGTATTGCACTTGTTTGACTTGTAGCTTGTTTCAAATTCAGAGTTTTTGGAGAACTCAGAATTTTCGGAAGTTTGGCATATTCCCGTGTTTTCTTCAGGCATGATATTGTCCCACTGTGACGACGCTGCACGGCCATGGGCATCTGCAATGCTATAATGAAGCTGCATCAGTCATCTATACAGCAGCCATAGTACAATCATTATCCATTACAAGAAGAAATGTAAAAGATGCTACATTTATTTGGAAGGCTACAAATAATAACAGCACATAATGAGAGTGCAAAGATAGAGGAcgtcagaaaatagaaaagattggagaatgctgggtttgcagtagaaAACCTAGGCTTGGGCAGaaccctatgaatgaatgaatatgaggTATTTACTGATCTTGTGAcgaagtttttttaaattttcatctcTAAATTATTATGTAATGATTGCAAAATGTCTAATGATACTATTCATGACGCCAAATGTCGTTTTCAAATTGTGTGCATTTTCctatttgtgttttgtttttaattgtgtTCGGAAATTTGTTATCTCAGAACTTGCACAGCATTTGAATCTCTATACCTCTgacaaatagataaatagttttaatattttccaccAGGTGGCAATTTTCTTTACACTTTCTTTCCCAAGATGAAAGTCTCAAAATCTTCAAGGACTTTTCAAACAAAACACAAACCATTCTCTACTTAAAGGTCGTTCATACCTAACTTAAACTAGATACTAATACcttcaaatatggaaacaaattatATTTGTGGCAATGAAGCAGCAGAAATGGGACTCATAAAAGAATAGATTTACAATAGAAAGGAGCAACAATTTTTAACTTCTGCCCTTGGGGACCAATACATCGTCAGAAAGCCTCTTTTCTTTAATGAATTCTGTTTGGACTTAAGAGAGTAATCAATTCTCTGTTTAGATTGTGACAACCATAGTAATTACTAAAtgtgattttaaaaatgtatctgtCATAGCTGCTTTCTATACTTTCTTAACGGAAAGATCAAAACTGTTGCCGGAAattcactattttaaaaaaatgacACGATTCTGATAATTGTTTTGATCCTAAAGAATGTTAATGGTACTGTAAATGAGGTTAAGtttaataaaactaaatacttATTCCACACTGGTAATGAATGTAAACATTACAGTGCAT
This genomic interval carries:
- the LOC138700396 gene encoding zinc finger protein 664-like, with translation MMEDIKIEPDVDPLAIQTSDVTDTEDKKHLSEDRFPLNLRVIRVNAECEDHSSDLTSEMKVEKSPEAFDFPLVKCEAEEESSLDADGTEIHADCLDHSYDFTSEMKVEETEMPINFSMVKCEVQEELCDVDAVKEELKLETTVAEDVVSPNSIADAHGRAASSQWDNIMPEENTGICQTSENSEFSKNSEFETSYKSNKCNTCGKFSVSSCCPNCNLETLAREKPFKCDVCEKRFSDSSGLKKHTRVHTGEKPFRCDICGKCFSVSGNYRYHERVHTGEKPFTCNVCGMCFSVSASLRNHERLHTGLKPFKCDVCGKCFSASASLRNHLRVHTGEKPFKCDVCGRCFSVSVSLKYHARVHSGEKPFKCDVCGKCFSLSVTLRNHTRVHTGEKPFKCNVCGKCFSESGTLRKHARLHTGN